One window of Phoenix dactylifera cultivar Barhee BC4 chromosome 5, palm_55x_up_171113_PBpolish2nd_filt_p, whole genome shotgun sequence genomic DNA carries:
- the LOC120110879 gene encoding probable xyloglucan endotransglucosylase/hydrolase protein 32: MALLLPSLLLLLFHSAIAQPSPGYYPSSKFRPISFYKGFNNLWGPQHQSVSQDQSSLTIWLDRSSGSGFKSTRPFRNGYFGASIKLQTGYTAGVITAFYLSNDQAHPGFHDEVDIEFLGTIPGKPYTLQTNVYVRGSGDGRIIGREMRFNLWFDPTADFHHYAILWNPDEIIFFVDDVPIRRYARKNGATYPMRPLWMYGSIWDASSWATDDGKYKADYRYQPFVARFTRFMIGGCSAYAPSGCLPIAASPSGSGLSSQQNAAMRWVQSKYMVYDYCQDSRRDHSLTPECFS; this comes from the exons ATGGCTCTTCTCCTCCCCTCCTTGCTCCTTCTCCTGTTCCATTCTGCCATTGCCCAGCCTTCTCCTGGATACTATCCAAGTTCCAAGTTCAGGCCTATAAGCTTCTATAAAGGTTTCAACAACCTTTGGGGTCCTCAGCACCAGTCTGTCTCCCAAGACCAATCCTCCTTAACAATTTGGCTTGATAGAAGCTCAG gaaGTGGATTCAAGTCAACCCGCCCGTTTCGAAACGGGTACTTTGGTGCATCCATCAAGCTCCAAACTGGCTACACAGCTGGTGTGATCACAGCATTTTAT CTTTCAAACGATCAAGCACACCCTGGATTCCATGATGAGGTCGATATCGAGTTCCTCGGGACAATACCAGGGAAGCCATACACACTTCAGACTAATGTGTATGTGAGGGGCAGTGGTGATGGGAGGATCATTGGTAGAGAGATGAGGTTCAACCTATGGTTCGACCCGACGGCGGACTTTCATCACTATGCTATATTGTGGAACCCCGATGAGATCAT ATTCTTCGTCGACGATGTGCCGATAAGGAGGTATGCGAGGAAGAATGGAGCAACATATCCCATGAGGCCATTGTGGATGTATGGCTCCATTTGGGATGCATCATCATGGGCTACAGATGATGGCAAATACAAGGCTGACTACCGCTACCAGCCATTCGTTGCAAGGTTCACCAGATTCATGATTGGAGGGTGCTCGGCCTATGCGCCATCCGGTTGCCTCCCAATAGCTGCATCACCATCTGGCTCTGGGCTTAGCTCTCAGCAGAATGCTGCAATGAGATGGGTTCAGAGCAAGTACATGGTCTACGACTACTGCCAGGATTCCAGGAGGGACCATTCCCTCACGCCTGAGTGCTTCAGTTGA
- the LOC103721457 gene encoding uncharacterized protein LOC103721457: protein MVCVACLLPLFLIPVVNALPLLVDFILGKVYGLFGWEYRKPERVPPACPYKPVNKKDAQGGSEEHTNPESQKVAENDKQE, encoded by the exons ATG GTGTGCGTGGCGTGCCTTCTGCCCCTCTTCCTCATCCCAGTCGTCAACGCTTTGCCGTTGCTTGTGGATTTCATCCTC GGTAAGGTGTACGGACTTTTTGGTTGGGAATACAGGAAACCTGAACGAGTTCCTCCTGCTTGTCCTTACAAGCCTGTGAACAAGAAGGATGCTCAA GGTGGCAGTGAGGAACACACAAATCCAGAATCGCAGAAAGTTGCTGAAAATGATAAGCAAGAATGA